A part of Paraliobacillus zengyii genomic DNA contains:
- a CDS encoding CcdC family protein, with protein MFWAIASTVVGLIMATTMIIVRARASKRPTNAARILLPPLFMSTGAFMFVVPIFRVSFSQVAEALIVGMVFSIFLIKSTSFTFEKGNIYLTPSKYFVVILVGLLIVRIILKLAISSSISIGETSGMFFLLAFGMIATWRLVMFTKYLKIKSDNFE; from the coding sequence ATGTTTTGGGCTATAGCTAGTACAGTTGTGGGATTAATAATGGCAACAACGATGATTATTGTTCGTGCACGCGCATCAAAAAGGCCGACAAACGCGGCACGGATCTTACTACCACCTCTTTTTATGAGTACAGGTGCTTTTATGTTTGTAGTGCCTATATTTCGCGTCTCTTTCTCACAAGTTGCAGAAGCATTAATTGTGGGAATGGTCTTCTCAATATTTCTTATTAAATCAACTTCGTTTACCTTCGAAAAAGGGAATATTTATTTAACGCCTTCAAAATATTTTGTTGTTATTTTGGTAGGTCTATTAATTGTTCGAATTATATTAAAGTTAGCTATCAGTTCCTCTATATCTATTGGTGAAACGAGTGGTATGTTTTTTTTGTTAGCTTTTGGTATGATTGCGACATGGAGATTAGTAATGTTCACGAAATATTTAAAAATAAAAAGTGATAATTTCGAATAA
- a CDS encoding ATP-binding protein: MSGYEIDENTDNAILATFSIAKKPKQFKLASLPEEVLNWIDKQGFDFITICNDKSEVIYVSNSIEKVLGFEKDELIASNAISYFSPMDQERIPEKINKNEKKVQKFTANIRDAFGRYRSIDSVIASLFSRDTQEKLYICLSKDITDKKEAEQMLIRSEKMSIAGQLAAGVAHEIRNPLTSLKGFVQLLQAGIDRKEEYYKIMIDEIEKIDAISSELLFIAKPMTDERKNESVSDMVQDVITLLNTQAKVYNINLISQIEVDQTVYCDRTQIKQVLINLIKNAIEEMPNGGTIQIHVTDDQTYCSISVIDEGPGIPESLLHKLKEPFFTTKKEGTGLGLMISNKIIENHNGVLDILQNQDKGSTFCVSLPLINNS, encoded by the coding sequence ATGTCAGGTTATGAAATTGATGAAAATACAGACAATGCTATTTTAGCAACATTCTCAATTGCAAAGAAACCCAAACAATTTAAACTAGCCAGTTTACCGGAAGAAGTATTAAATTGGATTGATAAACAAGGGTTTGATTTTATTACAATTTGTAATGATAAAAGTGAAGTAATTTACGTTTCTAATTCTATAGAGAAGGTTTTAGGTTTTGAAAAAGATGAACTAATTGCAAGTAATGCTATTAGTTATTTTTCACCAATGGACCAAGAAAGAATTCCAGAAAAAATTAACAAAAACGAAAAAAAAGTTCAAAAATTCACTGCTAACATTCGAGATGCATTTGGAAGATATAGGAGCATTGATTCTGTAATTGCTTCATTGTTTTCAAGAGATACACAAGAAAAATTATATATCTGCTTGTCTAAAGATATCACAGACAAAAAAGAAGCAGAACAAATGTTAATTCGTTCTGAAAAAATGTCGATAGCAGGTCAATTAGCAGCCGGTGTCGCGCATGAAATTAGAAACCCGCTTACATCCTTGAAAGGGTTTGTTCAACTGCTTCAGGCTGGTATAGATCGTAAAGAAGAATATTATAAAATTATGATTGATGAAATTGAAAAAATAGATGCTATATCATCGGAACTTTTATTTATTGCTAAACCAATGACAGATGAACGAAAAAATGAGAGTGTATCTGATATGGTTCAAGATGTTATTACATTACTGAACACACAGGCTAAAGTATATAATATTAATCTTATTTCGCAAATTGAAGTAGATCAGACGGTCTATTGTGATCGTACACAAATAAAACAAGTCCTTATAAATTTAATTAAAAATGCAATTGAAGAAATGCCTAATGGTGGTACGATACAGATTCATGTAACAGATGATCAAACATATTGTTCTATTTCTGTTATTGACGAAGGTCCAGGGATACCAGAGAGTTTATTACATAAGTTAAAAGAACCTTTCTTTACAACAAAAAAAGAAGGTACTGGATTGGGTTTAATGATTTCAAATAAGATTATAGAAAACCATAATGGTGTATTAGATATCCTACAAAATCAAGATAAAGGAAGTACCTTTTGTGTTT
- a CDS encoding YneF family protein — MGTIWIVVIAIVALIAGVALGFFIARRYMMNYLKKNPPINEQMLRTLMMQMGQKPSQKKINQMMRAMNNQNQTK, encoded by the coding sequence ATGGGCACGATTTGGATTGTAGTTATTGCTATAGTAGCTTTAATTGCTGGTGTTGCGCTTGGGTTTTTCATCGCTAGAAGATACATGATGAATTATTTGAAAAAGAACCCACCAATTAATGAACAAATGTTACGAACACTAATGATGCAGATGGGTCAAAAACCATCACAGAAAAAGATTAATCAAATGATGCGTGCAATGAATAATCAAAATCAAACGAAATAA